In Silene latifolia isolate original U9 population chromosome X, ASM4854445v1, whole genome shotgun sequence, the following proteins share a genomic window:
- the LOC141619618 gene encoding superoxide dismutase [Cu-Zn] 1, translated as MAKAVVVLSSNEGVSGTVHFTQEGDGPTTVIGNITGLKPGLHGFHVHALGDTTNGCMSTGPHYNPAGKEHGAPEDEVRHAGDLGNITVGDDGSATFTIIDNQIPLCGPNSIVGRAVVVHADPDDLGRGGHELSKSTGNAGGRIACGVIGLQGNI; from the exons ATGGCAAAGGCCGTGGTTGTGTTGAGCAGCAATGAGGGTGTTAGCGGAACTGTCCACTTCACTCAAGAAGGAGATG GTCCAACAACCGTGATTGGAAACATTACGGGTCTCAAGCCTGGCCTCCATGGATTCCATGTTCATGCCCTTGGTGACACAACAAACGGTTGCATGTCAACTG GACCACACTATAACCCAGCTGGGAAAGAGCACGGTGCTCCAGAAGATGAAGTCCGTCATGCTGGTGACCTTGGAAACATCACAGTTGGGGATGATG GTAGTGCAACCTTCACAATCATTGACAATCAG ATTCCTCTTTGTGGACCAAACTCTATTGTCGGAAGAGCTGTTGTTGTTCATGCTGATCCAGACGATCTTGGAAGAG GCGGTCATGAGCTCAGCAAGAGTACTGGTAATGCCGGTGGAAGAATTGCTTGCG GTGTAATCGGTCTTCAAGGCAATATCTGA